From a region of the Marmota flaviventris isolate mMarFla1 chromosome 13, mMarFla1.hap1, whole genome shotgun sequence genome:
- the Smim27 gene encoding small integral membrane protein 27, which produces MKPVSRRTLDWIYSVLLLAVVLLSWGYVIYASTVAAQRQLRKEYPDKIFGMNENL; this is translated from the exons ATGAAGCCAGTGAGTCGCCGCACCCTGGACTGGATTTATTCAGTG ttgctgCTTGCAGTCGTTTTACTCTCCTGGGGATATGTCATCTATGCCTCAACAGTAGCTGCTCAACGACAGCTAAGGAAAGAATACCCAGACAAAATCTTCGGGATGAATGAAAACTTGTAG
- the Ndufb6 gene encoding NADH dehydrogenase [ubiquinone] 1 beta subcomplex subunit 6: MTGYTPDEKLRLQQLRELRRRWLKDQELSPREPVLPPQRMWPMEAFWNKFLQDRAPWKNVIYKVYRTSIFAVTCVLIPTWIVHYYVKYHVSKKPYAIVERKPRIFPGDTILETGEVIPPMKEYPDQHH; the protein is encoded by the exons ATGACGGGGTACACGCCGGATGAAAAACTGCGGCTCCAGCAGTTGCGAGAGCTGAGGCGGCGATGGCTGAAGGACCAGGAGCTGAGCCCCCGGGAGCCTGTCCTACCTCCCCAGAGGATGTGGCCTATGGAGGCATTCTGGAATAAGTTTTTGCAGGATAGGGCCCCTTGGAAGAATGTG ATCTATAAGGTATACAGGACCAGTATCTTTGCTGTTACTTGTGTACTTATACCCACCTGGATTGTTCATTATTATGTCAAATATCATGTGTCT AAAAAACCATATGCCATTGTTGAAAGGAAGCCCAGAATCTTCCCA GGTGATACAATTCTGGAGACTGGAGAAGTAATTCCACCAATGAAAGAATATCCTGATCAACATCACTGA